The following are encoded together in the Candidatus Eisenbacteria bacterium genome:
- a CDS encoding M28 family peptidase — MSSRSFAPAHLCGVALILVLFALGVAVGQTGAAPYLVPADVGVERAADFGGIRFEGLSGFLVDIDAAKVSAVEDLGAVPIALAPGETCWVYLVEDGRIAEFEPPARVLHRSGHEVFLATDGATPMLTASSRSALQGLKQPVRIPDEPRPLARRVDAPPAQKLNDPLIQQMVNELTQTSFVASWQPLDDFETRYTLAPQSELATQWILDQFRSYGLRAEFHYYQQSGQRRNVIATLPGYVDSTQVVYICGHMDSISDTPTVCAPGADDNASGTVAVLEAARIMSQYQFQYTIKFAAFNGEEQGLLGSAAYCNDISNAGENVIAAFNCDMIAYRGTDTGLPDLVIYTNTASQALATTMTNAISMYVPNALEPIVHVEALSGSDHASFWSKGYRAICSIEDEAWGSDFCPWYHTCNDRIERYPQDYCTYCARANLAAVAMTAVPFAPAGPFLAMGSVVVDDDNLGGSSGNGDGIPNPGETIQLTTTVRNLGLSAATGVSGVLHPASSYAAAIDTVSAWNDIPPSGQGQNLTQFRFQVAGDAPDGEDLDFTLTMTDQTGDHPLTFSLQVAAPFLAYRSHVVDDATHGNGNGVADPGEVLVLPVTLANTGGQEAASVVALMSTTSGRLTIIDESATAALIPSGGQGVLAPGYRVAVSALAVDGEDLAMTLSITAGSGYTTQTSFEIRVGSFFVDEVEADAGWSLSVPDDNATTGRWVRVDPNGTQQSGQQVQPEDDHTPAPGTICFVTGQGQVGGSAGEADVDGGKTTLTSPVFNLLNVVNPRVTYWRWYTNNLGNNPNEDTWLVQVSSNGGTSWVDLERTTVSANSWQQKSFVLSSYITPTSQVVFRFVASDVGAGGSLVEAAVDDFEIDGTLSPVNAPDAEARFTLSLGEARPNPAIGGATIAFALPRDGHALVRVFGVDGRLVRTLADGGYTAGPHEIVWDGRNDAGKRVGPGLYFYKLVAEGREINKRVTILR; from the coding sequence ATGTCCTCGAGGTCCTTCGCGCCCGCCCATCTCTGTGGTGTCGCTCTGATCCTGGTCCTCTTCGCCCTCGGGGTCGCCGTGGGCCAGACGGGGGCGGCGCCCTACCTGGTTCCCGCGGACGTGGGTGTGGAGCGGGCCGCGGACTTTGGCGGAATCCGCTTCGAGGGGCTCTCGGGATTCCTTGTCGACATCGATGCCGCCAAGGTCTCAGCCGTCGAGGATCTTGGAGCCGTTCCGATCGCCCTGGCCCCCGGGGAGACCTGCTGGGTCTACCTGGTCGAGGATGGGCGCATCGCCGAGTTCGAGCCGCCCGCCCGCGTGCTCCACCGGTCCGGTCATGAGGTCTTTCTGGCGACCGACGGCGCCACGCCGATGCTGACGGCTTCGTCTCGGTCTGCCCTCCAGGGACTGAAGCAGCCCGTCCGGATACCTGACGAGCCGCGCCCGCTCGCGAGGCGCGTGGATGCGCCGCCTGCGCAGAAGCTGAACGACCCGCTGATCCAGCAGATGGTGAACGAGCTTACCCAGACGAGCTTCGTCGCTTCCTGGCAGCCGCTCGACGACTTCGAGACGCGCTACACCTTGGCGCCCCAGAGCGAACTCGCCACGCAGTGGATCCTCGACCAGTTCCGGTCCTATGGGCTGAGGGCCGAGTTCCACTACTACCAGCAGAGCGGCCAGAGGAGGAACGTCATCGCGACGCTGCCCGGGTACGTCGACTCGACGCAGGTCGTCTACATCTGCGGCCACATGGACTCGATCAGCGACACGCCGACGGTCTGCGCCCCCGGCGCGGACGACAACGCGAGCGGCACGGTCGCCGTCCTCGAGGCGGCGCGGATCATGAGCCAGTACCAGTTCCAGTACACCATCAAGTTCGCTGCGTTCAACGGCGAGGAGCAAGGGCTCCTGGGCTCGGCCGCCTATTGCAATGACATCTCGAACGCCGGCGAGAACGTCATCGCGGCGTTCAATTGCGACATGATCGCCTACCGGGGCACCGACACGGGGCTGCCGGACCTCGTGATCTATACCAACACCGCATCGCAGGCGCTCGCCACGACGATGACCAACGCGATCAGCATGTACGTCCCCAACGCGCTCGAGCCGATCGTCCACGTGGAGGCCCTCAGCGGGAGCGATCACGCCTCCTTCTGGTCCAAGGGATACCGCGCGATCTGCTCGATCGAGGACGAGGCGTGGGGAAGCGACTTCTGCCCCTGGTATCACACGTGCAACGATCGGATTGAGCGCTACCCGCAGGACTACTGCACCTACTGCGCGCGGGCGAACCTCGCGGCGGTCGCGATGACGGCCGTTCCGTTCGCTCCCGCGGGGCCGTTCCTGGCGATGGGAAGCGTCGTCGTGGATGACGACAATCTGGGCGGCTCGAGCGGCAACGGCGACGGCATCCCGAACCCGGGCGAGACGATCCAGCTCACCACGACGGTGCGGAATCTCGGGCTCTCCGCGGCGACGGGGGTGAGCGGCGTCCTCCATCCGGCCAGCTCCTACGCGGCCGCGATCGACACCGTCTCGGCCTGGAACGACATTCCGCCGAGCGGCCAGGGCCAGAATCTGACTCAGTTCCGCTTCCAGGTCGCGGGGGATGCGCCGGATGGGGAGGACCTCGACTTCACCCTGACGATGACCGACCAGACGGGCGACCATCCTCTGACCTTCTCGCTCCAGGTGGCGGCGCCTTTCCTCGCATACCGCTCGCATGTCGTGGATGACGCGACTCATGGGAACGGCAATGGCGTTGCCGATCCCGGCGAGGTTCTTGTCCTGCCGGTGACACTGGCAAACACCGGCGGGCAGGAGGCCGCGAGCGTCGTCGCTTTGATGTCCACGACCAGCGGGCGCTTGACGATCATCGATGAGAGCGCCACGGCGGCGCTGATCCCCTCCGGCGGCCAGGGAGTCCTCGCGCCGGGCTACCGCGTCGCCGTCTCGGCGCTGGCCGTCGACGGCGAGGACCTTGCGATGACGCTTTCGATCACCGCGGGCAGCGGCTACACGACGCAGACCAGCTTCGAGATCCGCGTCGGCAGCTTCTTCGTGGACGAAGTCGAAGCGGACGCAGGTTGGTCGCTGTCGGTCCCTGACGACAACGCGACAACCGGCCGGTGGGTCCGGGTCGACCCGAACGGAACCCAGCAGAGCGGCCAGCAGGTCCAGCCGGAGGACGATCACACCCCGGCGCCCGGGACGATCTGCTTCGTGACCGGCCAGGGTCAGGTGGGAGGGAGCGCGGGCGAGGCCGACGTGGATGGCGGGAAGACGACGCTCACGAGCCCCGTCTTCAATCTCCTGAATGTGGTCAACCCTCGGGTCACCTACTGGCGCTGGTACACGAACAACCTCGGGAACAATCCCAACGAGGACACCTGGCTGGTTCAGGTGTCGAGCAACGGCGGGACCTCGTGGGTCGACCTCGAGAGGACGACCGTGTCCGCCAACAGCTGGCAGCAGAAGTCGTTCGTCCTGAGCAGCTACATCACTCCCACATCTCAGGTCGTCTTCCGCTTCGTGGCGAGCGATGTGGGCGCCGGAGGTTCGCTGGTGGAGGCGGCCGTGGACGACTTCGAGATCGATGGCACGCTGAGCCCGGTGAATGCTCCGGATGCGGAAGCGCGCTTCACGTTGAGTCTTGGCGAGGCGCGTCCGAATCCGGCGATCGGGGGAGCGACGATCGCCTTCGCGCTCCCGAGGGACGGGCATGCGCTCGTGCGCGTCTTCGGCGTCGACGGGCGGCTCGTCCGCACGCTTGCCGATGGCGGCTACACGGCGGGCCCTCACGAGATCGTCTGGGATGGGCGAAACGACGCGGGCAAGCGCGTGGGCCCGGGCCTCTATTTCTACAAGCTGGTTGCCGAGGGACGCGAGATCAACAAGCGGGTGACGATTCTGCGATAG
- a CDS encoding amphi-Trp domain-containing protein: MAAPLKKAKRDIEKDYPPKQFATKLRRLADCIEQGKRFRLQVAGERISIPPTATINIEHERGGSEEEVEFQLKWSLSK, from the coding sequence ATGGCAGCACCACTAAAGAAGGCGAAGAGAGACATCGAGAAGGACTATCCCCCGAAGCAGTTCGCGACGAAGCTACGCCGCCTGGCCGATTGCATCGAGCAAGGCAAACGCTTCCGGCTGCAGGTGGCCGGGGAGCGGATCTCCATCCCTCCCACAGCAACGATCAACATCGAGCACGAGCGCGGCGGGTCGGAGGAGGAGGTCGAGTTTCAGCTCAAGTGGTCTCTGAGCAAGTAG
- a CDS encoding SagB/ThcOx family dehydrogenase yields MREGTTPLPTPLDSGAVSVETALARRRSVREFAERPLTAAEISQLLWAAQGVTSTDGRRTAPSAGALYPLEIYVATAEGVGHHLPAGHLLEPRLSGDLRSRLSRAALSQPSVSAAPAIFIITGVAERTRVKYGDRAERYIWLEAGHAAQNLLLQATALGLAGVPIGAFSDEALRRELNLPNGEMPLYLVPIGAPR; encoded by the coding sequence ATGCGCGAAGGGACTACGCCGCTGCCGACTCCGCTTGATTCCGGCGCAGTCAGCGTCGAGACGGCCCTGGCGCGACGGCGATCGGTGCGCGAGTTCGCGGAGCGGCCGTTGACAGCGGCCGAGATCTCTCAGCTCCTCTGGGCGGCCCAGGGCGTGACCAGCACTGATGGGCGCCGGACCGCGCCGTCGGCCGGGGCGCTCTACCCGCTCGAGATATACGTCGCCACAGCCGAGGGTGTGGGCCATCACCTGCCGGCAGGGCACCTCCTGGAGCCTCGCCTCTCGGGTGACCTGCGATCCCGCCTCTCGCGCGCGGCGCTGAGCCAGCCCTCGGTCTCCGCCGCGCCGGCGATCTTCATCATCACCGGCGTTGCGGAGAGAACCAGGGTCAAGTACGGCGACCGGGCCGAGCGGTACATCTGGCTCGAGGCCGGGCACGCCGCTCAGAACCTGCTGCTGCAGGCGACCGCCCTCGGTCTGGCGGGCGTGCCGATCGGGGCTTTCTCGGACGAGGCCTTGCGGCGTGAGCTCAACCTCCCGAACGGCGAGATGCCCCTCTATCTCGTCCCGATTGGCGCGCCGCGGTAG
- a CDS encoding NAD-dependent epimerase/dehydratase family protein, with amino-acid sequence MAARGSTSFSTSSYSRTDSARATIRESSPGCWRTTSRCAVRSSGSVPSCTRPTVSTRGPRAAERRGRDRLGEAAVSRGIALVTGATGFAGSHVVDHLLAAGLSVRVLVRSSSNLRWLEGKSVDRIEADLREPEKLRRAAEGVGAVFHFGGRITARTSREFHEANADGTESLARAFLDAGQADGSGFFLYCSSLSAGGPVPSFDRGPVPHVREDDPPRPVSPYGQSKLDGERRLEILGDRARVVIIRPPAIYGPRDEAILRFLRWIQNGWLLMPPRKGNLFSLIHIRDLARASVEAMLSSCARGIYYLSDGEPHTWQNIGQLAGSILGVRPRCIRLPLVPAYLAALLGEIAARLGGRPPLMSLGKIHEFRQRAWVCLPDKAGAEFGFRPRVTVREGMEETIRWYQSVGWLRAAR; translated from the coding sequence ATCGCGGCAAGGGGCTCGACATCCTTCTCTACCTCCAGCTATTCAAGAACGGATTCCGCAAGAGCTACCATCAGGGAGAGTTCTCCTGGGTGCTGGAGGACAACATCGCGATGTGCCGTCCGCTCGAGCGGATCGGTGCCAAGCTGTACAAGACCTACCGTTTCTACGAGAGGCCCGCGCGCCGCTGAGCGGCGAGGACGGGACCGGCTCGGGGAGGCCGCGGTGAGTCGGGGAATCGCGCTCGTCACGGGCGCCACGGGGTTCGCCGGCAGCCACGTGGTGGACCACCTGCTGGCCGCGGGCCTGTCTGTGAGGGTCCTCGTTCGCTCATCAAGCAATTTGCGCTGGCTGGAGGGAAAGTCAGTCGACCGGATCGAGGCCGATTTGCGAGAGCCGGAGAAGCTGCGACGCGCGGCGGAGGGCGTGGGAGCGGTCTTTCACTTCGGCGGGAGAATCACGGCCCGCACGAGCCGGGAGTTCCATGAAGCGAATGCCGATGGCACGGAGTCGCTGGCGCGCGCCTTCCTCGACGCGGGTCAGGCTGACGGGTCCGGCTTCTTTCTCTACTGCAGCAGCCTTTCCGCGGGCGGCCCGGTCCCCTCGTTCGATCGCGGCCCGGTTCCCCACGTCCGCGAGGACGATCCTCCGAGGCCGGTGAGCCCTTACGGGCAGAGCAAGCTCGATGGAGAGAGGCGGCTTGAGATCCTCGGGGACCGCGCGCGTGTTGTGATCATCCGTCCTCCGGCGATCTACGGCCCGCGGGACGAGGCGATCCTGCGGTTTCTTCGCTGGATCCAGAACGGATGGCTGCTCATGCCGCCGCGGAAGGGGAACCTCTTCAGCTTGATCCACATCCGAGACCTGGCGAGGGCTTCGGTCGAGGCCATGCTCTCGAGCTGCGCCCGCGGCATCTACTATCTGAGTGACGGCGAGCCGCATACATGGCAGAATATCGGCCAGTTGGCGGGCTCGATCCTCGGCGTTCGCCCCCGGTGCATCCGCCTCCCCCTCGTGCCCGCCTATCTGGCCGCACTACTGGGGGAGATCGCGGCGCGTCTCGGGGGCAGGCCTCCCTTGATGAGTCTGGGGAAGATACATGAGTTCCGCCAGCGCGCCTGGGTCTGTCTTCCCGACAAGGCCGGCGCGGAGTTCGGATTCAGGCCCCGCGTAACTGTCCGAGAAGGAATGGAGGAGACGATCAGGTGGTACCAGAGCGTAGGCTGGCTGCGCGCCGCTCGGTAA